From a single Paraburkholderia edwinii genomic region:
- a CDS encoding SulP family inorganic anion transporter, protein MQPDTSISPGKPSAKPNHRWLRWLPGVTMLREYQTSWLPKDIAAGLVLTTMLVPVGIAYAEASGVPGVYGLYATIVPLLAYAVFGPSRILVLGPDSALAAPILAVVVTAAAGDPSRAIAVASMMAIVSGVFCIAMGVLRLGFITELLSKPIRYGYMNGIAIAVLISQLPKLFAIKIDEAGPLRDLLSLGMGIANGKTNWYSFAVGAASLALILFLKRFEKVPGILIAVVLATLCVSVFGLDSLGVKVLGKIPQGLPSFVLPWANGADLTRIIVGGCAVALISFADTSVLSRTFAARSRSRVDPNQEMVGLGAANLAAGLFQGFPISSSSSRTPVAEAAGAKTQLSGVVGALAVALLLIAAPNLMRYVPNSALAAVVIAAAIGLFEITDLKRIYRIQQWEFWLAMVCFVGVAVFGAITGICIAVVIAVIEFLWDGWRPHFAVLGHVDDVRGFHDIKRYPNAARIPGLLLFRWDAPLFFANSELFQERLLQAVEESPTPVRRVVVAAEPVTSVDVTSADMLLELIRVLNERGITLHFAEMKDPVRDKLKRFELMELVGAERFHPTIDSAVDYHLGKAEGSTGGHGG, encoded by the coding sequence ATGCAACCCGACACGTCAATCTCCCCAGGCAAACCATCTGCCAAACCCAATCACCGATGGTTGCGGTGGCTGCCCGGCGTCACGATGCTCAGGGAATACCAGACGAGCTGGCTACCGAAAGACATCGCCGCCGGGCTCGTCCTGACCACGATGCTGGTGCCGGTCGGCATTGCCTACGCGGAAGCGTCGGGTGTGCCCGGTGTCTACGGGCTCTACGCCACCATCGTGCCATTGCTTGCGTATGCCGTATTCGGGCCCAGCCGGATACTCGTGCTCGGGCCGGATTCCGCCCTGGCCGCGCCGATTCTCGCTGTCGTCGTGACGGCGGCCGCTGGCGATCCGTCGCGTGCCATCGCCGTCGCAAGCATGATGGCCATCGTCTCCGGGGTGTTTTGCATCGCAATGGGCGTATTGCGCCTTGGCTTTATCACGGAATTGCTGTCGAAGCCGATCCGATATGGCTATATGAACGGCATCGCGATCGCCGTTCTGATCAGTCAGTTGCCGAAGCTCTTTGCCATCAAAATCGATGAGGCCGGTCCGCTAAGAGATCTGCTAAGCCTGGGCATGGGCATCGCTAACGGCAAAACGAACTGGTATAGCTTCGCGGTCGGCGCGGCCAGCCTCGCATTGATCCTGTTTCTCAAGCGCTTTGAAAAGGTGCCGGGCATTCTGATCGCGGTCGTGCTCGCCACACTATGCGTGAGCGTGTTCGGCCTCGATAGTCTCGGCGTCAAGGTGCTCGGCAAGATTCCGCAAGGCCTGCCGTCGTTTGTCCTGCCTTGGGCAAACGGTGCCGATTTGACCAGAATCATCGTCGGCGGCTGCGCTGTCGCGCTGATATCGTTTGCCGATACCAGCGTGCTGTCGCGAACCTTTGCGGCACGATCGCGTAGCCGCGTCGATCCCAACCAGGAAATGGTGGGCCTCGGCGCCGCGAACCTGGCGGCAGGGCTCTTTCAAGGGTTCCCGATCAGCAGCAGTTCATCGCGCACACCGGTGGCCGAGGCGGCGGGTGCTAAAACGCAGCTGTCGGGCGTGGTCGGCGCATTGGCCGTCGCCCTGCTGCTGATCGCGGCGCCGAACCTCATGCGTTACGTGCCTAACAGCGCACTGGCGGCCGTCGTTATCGCAGCCGCCATCGGCCTGTTCGAAATAACGGATCTCAAACGGATCTATCGCATTCAGCAGTGGGAGTTCTGGCTTGCCATGGTGTGCTTCGTCGGCGTCGCGGTTTTCGGCGCGATTACCGGCATCTGCATCGCGGTCGTCATCGCCGTCATCGAATTTCTGTGGGACGGCTGGCGGCCTCATTTTGCCGTGCTAGGCCATGTCGACGACGTGCGCGGTTTCCACGACATCAAGCGCTACCCGAATGCCGCGCGCATTCCTGGGCTGCTGCTGTTTCGCTGGGACGCCCCGCTGTTTTTCGCCAATTCCGAGCTGTTTCAGGAGCGGCTGCTACAGGCGGTGGAAGAATCGCCGACGCCCGTGCGTAGGGTCGTTGTGGCAGCGGAACCCGTGACGAGCGTGGACGTAACATCGGCCGACATGTTGCTCGAACTGATTCGCGTACTGAACGAGCGCGGCATCACCTTGCATTTCGCCGAGATGAAGGACCCGGTTCGCGACAAGCTCAAGCGCTTCGAATTGATGGAGCTCGTCGGCGCCGAACGGTTTCATCCGACTATAGACAGTGCTGTCGACTACCATCTAGGCAAAGCGGAAGGCTCGACCGGCGGCCACGGCGGCTAG
- a CDS encoding AI-2E family transporter, with product MLPTPTTRRVLSRELLDVLIRAGLVAVLAIFCVRIFLPFLNLMVWAVILAITLYPLQVRLRRALGRDGLVATLIVIVAFAVILLPTYLLGVAVAESIERAMDIVRNGEFRIPPPAESVARWPLIGQRVYDFWQQASTDLTGLVHKFAPQLKEMSLALLGMVTGLGAGLLIFFVALIVAGIFMAYGEKGHHSAVQIASRISGPENGPQITDLCTATIRAVAQGVVGIAFIQMLLIGVAFVVMGIPGAGLLALAVLLIGIMQLPATLITIPVIAFVIVTEGVSVATIVFSVYVFVAGLADNVLKPLMLGRGVAVPMPVVLIGALGGMVSGGVIGLFIGPVMLAVGYQLFWRWVRDQPQPQPERAKEEQHTT from the coding sequence ATGCTGCCCACGCCGACTACCCGAAGGGTGTTGTCCAGAGAGCTGCTCGACGTCCTGATCCGGGCCGGGCTGGTTGCCGTACTGGCGATATTCTGCGTTCGGATCTTCCTTCCATTTCTTAATCTGATGGTCTGGGCGGTGATTCTCGCGATCACGCTTTATCCGCTTCAAGTCAGACTTCGCCGCGCGCTCGGAAGGGATGGTCTCGTTGCGACGCTGATTGTGATCGTCGCATTTGCCGTCATTCTCCTGCCGACTTATCTGCTCGGCGTGGCGGTGGCCGAATCCATCGAGCGCGCAATGGATATCGTCAGGAACGGCGAATTCCGCATTCCGCCGCCCGCCGAATCGGTGGCGCGCTGGCCGCTGATCGGTCAACGCGTGTACGACTTCTGGCAACAGGCCTCGACCGATCTCACCGGTCTCGTGCACAAGTTCGCGCCGCAACTGAAGGAAATGAGTCTCGCCTTGCTCGGTATGGTGACCGGGCTCGGTGCCGGGCTGCTGATATTTTTCGTCGCGCTGATCGTGGCCGGCATATTCATGGCTTACGGAGAAAAAGGCCACCACAGTGCGGTGCAGATCGCATCGCGCATCTCCGGCCCCGAGAATGGCCCGCAAATCACGGATCTTTGCACGGCGACGATTCGCGCGGTCGCTCAAGGCGTGGTCGGCATCGCGTTTATCCAGATGCTGCTGATCGGCGTCGCATTCGTCGTGATGGGGATTCCCGGCGCGGGGCTGCTCGCCCTTGCCGTGCTGCTGATCGGCATCATGCAGTTGCCCGCGACGCTGATCACCATCCCTGTCATCGCTTTCGTCATCGTGACCGAGGGCGTCAGTGTCGCGACGATCGTTTTCTCCGTCTATGTTTTCGTCGCGGGACTGGCCGACAACGTGCTCAAGCCGCTGATGCTCGGGCGCGGCGTGGCCGTGCCGATGCCGGTCGTGCTGATCGGCGCGCTCGGCGGGATGGTGTCGGGCGGCGTCATCGGTCTGTTCATCGGTCCTGTCATGCTGGCGGTCGGCTACCAGCTGTTCTGGCGATGGGTGAGGGATCAGCCGCAGCCGCAGCCGGAGAGGGCGAAGGAAGAACAGCACACTACGTAG
- a CDS encoding efflux transporter outer membrane subunit → MLIGAGCLCGCTSVGPDFHPQHENWSEHWSSASIAQVTEQRTEPDVRQWWRIFADENLEYLVAQADAQNGDLKIAGLRVIEARAQLGIATAGRYPQLQQVNADVLYSARKRSDGFNPRSGAYWQYGVGFSIGWELDFWGRFSRAIESADASFFAAQANRDDVLVLLHAQVADTYFALRTAQARLHIARENARLQKRSFEITQRLFKSGESDELDLQQAKTQYLGTLSSVPVFESQIVLARHALSVLIGRPPDPLPELDMQPGKEGVLPLVSRAVLQDVPADLLLRRPDVRAAEWQMAAQSALIGVAEADLYPSVSLLGSLVWSASSLTGSPNTLAVVGGPSVTWNVFDHGRITNNVRVQDARLQQLIVAYQNTVREAAREADDAATALIAALQRDSILYDAERAARRSLTLANTIYREGYSDFQRVLDAQRALFSQQDAYVVNRGNAVSSVIALYKALGGGWYTAQPLVDPATRMQMQQRTDWGDLLDEPAASSVTGGKPEGPVQ, encoded by the coding sequence ATGCTTATCGGCGCGGGTTGCCTCTGCGGATGTACCAGCGTGGGGCCCGATTTTCATCCGCAGCACGAAAACTGGAGCGAACACTGGAGCAGCGCTTCGATTGCGCAGGTCACCGAGCAGCGTACCGAGCCCGATGTCCGGCAATGGTGGCGAATTTTCGCGGATGAGAATCTCGAGTATCTAGTTGCGCAAGCCGATGCGCAAAACGGTGACCTGAAGATTGCGGGCCTGCGCGTGATCGAGGCCCGCGCGCAACTAGGCATTGCGACCGCGGGGCGGTATCCGCAACTGCAGCAGGTCAATGCCGATGTGCTGTATTCGGCACGCAAGCGCTCCGACGGTTTCAACCCGCGCTCAGGCGCCTACTGGCAATACGGCGTGGGCTTCAGCATCGGCTGGGAGCTGGATTTCTGGGGGCGCTTCAGCCGCGCGATCGAGTCGGCCGACGCGTCGTTCTTCGCGGCGCAGGCCAATCGCGACGACGTGCTGGTGCTGCTGCACGCGCAGGTGGCCGATACGTATTTCGCGCTGCGTACCGCGCAGGCCCGTCTGCATATCGCGCGCGAAAACGCCCGCTTGCAAAAGCGCAGCTTTGAGATCACGCAACGCCTTTTCAAAAGCGGAGAAAGCGATGAACTCGATCTCCAGCAGGCGAAGACGCAATACCTCGGCACGCTGAGCAGTGTTCCCGTGTTCGAAAGCCAGATCGTGCTCGCGCGCCACGCGTTGTCGGTGCTGATCGGCCGGCCGCCCGACCCGTTGCCGGAACTCGACATGCAGCCCGGCAAGGAGGGGGTGCTTCCGCTCGTCAGCCGGGCTGTATTGCAGGATGTGCCCGCCGATCTCCTGCTGCGTCGTCCCGATGTGCGCGCGGCCGAGTGGCAGATGGCCGCGCAATCCGCGCTGATCGGCGTTGCGGAGGCGGACTTGTACCCGTCCGTGTCGCTGCTCGGCTCGCTTGTCTGGAGCGCCAGTTCGCTGACCGGTTCGCCGAATACGCTTGCCGTGGTCGGCGGGCCGAGCGTCACGTGGAACGTATTCGATCACGGCAGGATCACGAACAACGTGCGCGTGCAGGATGCGCGTTTGCAGCAACTGATCGTCGCTTATCAGAACACCGTGCGCGAAGCAGCGCGCGAGGCCGACGACGCGGCGACGGCGTTGATCGCGGCGTTGCAGCGCGACAGTATTCTTTACGATGCCGAGCGCGCGGCGCGGCGTTCGCTCACGCTAGCCAACACGATCTATCGCGAAGGATATTCGGACTTTCAGCGGGTACTCGATGCGCAACGCGCGCTGTTCTCGCAGCAGGACGCGTATGTCGTCAACCGCGGCAATGCGGTGAGCAGCGTGATCGCGCTTTACAAGGCGCTCGGCGGCGGCTGGTACACGGCACAGCCGCTCGTCGATCCGGCGACGCGCATGCAGATGCAGCAGCGCACCGACTGGGGCGATCTGCTCGACGAGCCGGCCGCATCATCCGTTACCGGCGGCAAGCCGGAAGGGCCGGTGCAATGA
- a CDS encoding HlyD family secretion protein, with protein sequence MSGTPEPSADPPRQPPAPAADPSSRAVKWVLGAIAVSLVWYLLADRFTPYTQQARIEAYVVPVAAEVSGRVTRVLVHNNEEVNAGDVLFEVDGEQYRIAADRARAELESTRRQIGASTAGIDSARASLRAALANEVKARQDSDRLERLYREDEGTVSLRRLEVARATYEQAQSQVAAARAEVERAREQQGGRDAENAQLRSAAASLEKAELDFANTRIRARSAGVITDLRTEVGQFAAAGNPLMTLIAIRDVWISADMTENNLGRLEPGTPVAIALDALPGQIFEGHVRSIGYGVNVGPSTPPGTLPTVQNSRDWLRPAQRFPVIVEFAKDERAKLHNIRVGGQAEVMAFPSPGNPLNLPGRVFLRAMSWLSYVY encoded by the coding sequence ATGAGCGGCACGCCCGAACCCTCCGCGGACCCGCCGCGACAGCCGCCGGCGCCGGCCGCCGACCCTTCGTCGAGGGCGGTCAAATGGGTGCTCGGTGCGATTGCCGTCAGCCTTGTCTGGTATCTGCTGGCGGATCGTTTTACGCCCTATACGCAACAGGCTCGCATCGAGGCCTACGTCGTGCCCGTGGCCGCGGAAGTGTCGGGCCGGGTGACACGCGTACTCGTGCACAACAACGAGGAAGTCAACGCAGGGGATGTGCTGTTCGAAGTTGATGGCGAGCAGTACCGGATTGCCGCGGATCGGGCGCGCGCGGAACTCGAATCGACGCGCCGGCAGATCGGCGCCAGCACGGCCGGCATCGATTCGGCGCGCGCATCGTTACGCGCGGCGCTCGCGAACGAGGTCAAGGCGCGCCAGGACAGCGACCGGCTCGAACGACTCTACCGGGAAGACGAAGGCACCGTCTCGCTGCGTCGCCTTGAAGTCGCGCGTGCCACTTACGAACAGGCGCAAAGCCAGGTGGCGGCGGCACGCGCGGAAGTGGAACGCGCGCGCGAACAGCAAGGCGGCCGTGACGCGGAAAATGCGCAGCTGCGCAGCGCCGCCGCTTCACTCGAAAAGGCGGAACTCGATTTTGCCAATACGCGGATACGCGCGCGCTCGGCGGGCGTGATCACCGACCTGCGCACGGAAGTGGGCCAGTTTGCTGCGGCGGGCAATCCGCTCATGACGCTGATCGCGATTCGTGATGTGTGGATTAGCGCGGACATGACCGAGAACAACCTCGGACGCCTCGAGCCAGGCACGCCGGTCGCCATCGCTCTGGACGCATTGCCCGGGCAAATTTTCGAAGGACATGTGCGCAGCATCGGCTACGGGGTGAACGTCGGGCCGAGCACGCCGCCGGGCACGCTGCCGACGGTTCAGAACAGCCGCGACTGGCTGCGTCCGGCCCAGCGCTTTCCGGTGATCGTCGAGTTCGCAAAGGACGAACGCGCAAAACTGCACAACATTCGTGTCGGCGGTCAGGCCGAGGTGATGGCGTTCCCCAGTCCGGGCAACCCGCTCAATCTGCCCGGCAGAGTGTTTTTGCGCGCGATGAGCTGGCTCTCGTACGTTTACTGA